The Peribacillus simplex genome contains a region encoding:
- the cobA gene encoding uroporphyrinogen-III C-methyltransferase, translating to MTKGKVFFVGAGPGDVGLISVKGQKAIEKADIILYDRLLNPKLLEAASIDCELIYCGKTPYTNGISQGEINELLVSKALAGHRVVRLKGGDPSVFGRVGEEAESLIDVGIPFEVIPGVTSSIAASMYAGVPVTHRDYGRSFAMVTGHDQTKKDMDWNGLVKSIDTVAFYMGVANLPYIRENLINHGKPRDTPALVIQWGTYGRQESVEGTLDDIVERVSERSLGNPAITLVGDIISLRGKLQWFEKKPLFGQRFLVARTGTAKSSLAETLHELGGEVIEFPKWNAAKVKIDESQLLSFLLYDRILFTSPESVHGFLDSLTEHAIDFRRISSKLYVLSRKSKKALQQRGLMAELKSEMSEAGTLLVVGDRNRDPAHGDGDYFQSVDKSVDERFLEILPRMLEGIAVGTVLFSNRHSVDMLMQYGKKADVDVEGLLNQASIGVIGESTGNRLKDYGFTLDMMPKEPSVEQLVELILNRNVSRL from the coding sequence ATGACCAAGGGCAAGGTCTTTTTTGTGGGTGCTGGTCCGGGTGATGTGGGCCTTATTAGCGTAAAGGGTCAAAAAGCGATTGAAAAAGCGGACATCATTTTATATGACAGATTGCTTAATCCCAAACTGTTGGAGGCTGCCTCCATCGATTGTGAATTGATATATTGTGGCAAGACACCTTATACGAATGGCATCAGTCAAGGGGAAATCAATGAGCTGCTTGTTTCCAAAGCATTGGCAGGGCATCGGGTCGTTCGCTTGAAAGGCGGGGACCCATCCGTTTTTGGAAGAGTTGGGGAGGAAGCTGAATCGTTGATAGATGTGGGAATTCCATTTGAAGTCATTCCTGGGGTTACTTCCAGCATTGCTGCATCCATGTACGCGGGAGTCCCCGTCACGCATCGGGATTATGGACGTTCCTTTGCGATGGTGACGGGCCATGACCAAACGAAGAAGGATATGGATTGGAACGGGCTTGTGAAAAGTATCGATACGGTTGCCTTTTATATGGGTGTGGCCAACCTTCCGTATATCCGCGAAAATTTGATCAATCATGGAAAGCCGAGGGATACGCCGGCACTCGTCATACAATGGGGCACTTATGGAAGACAGGAAAGTGTCGAGGGGACCTTGGATGATATCGTCGAAAGGGTAAGTGAAAGGTCGCTTGGCAATCCTGCGATAACCTTGGTCGGGGATATCATTTCACTAAGGGGAAAACTGCAATGGTTCGAAAAGAAGCCACTTTTTGGGCAACGATTTTTAGTGGCCCGGACCGGGACGGCAAAAAGCTCCTTGGCAGAAACCCTGCATGAGCTTGGCGGCGAAGTCATCGAGTTTCCTAAATGGAATGCGGCCAAAGTGAAAATAGATGAAAGTCAGCTGCTCTCATTTCTTTTGTATGATCGGATTCTCTTCACTTCTCCCGAAAGTGTCCATGGATTCTTGGATTCACTTACTGAACATGCTATTGATTTCCGCCGGATTTCTTCTAAACTTTATGTGTTATCAAGGAAATCGAAAAAGGCTTTACAGCAACGGGGACTGATGGCCGAGCTCAAATCCGAGATGTCGGAAGCCGGAACCCTGTTGGTTGTTGGAGATCGAAACAGAGATCCGGCTCATGGGGACGGAGACTATTTTCAATCAGTCGATAAATCCGTCGATGAAAGATTTCTTGAAATCCTTCCGAGAATGCTGGAAGGGATAGCTGTCGGAACGGTACTATTTTCGAATCGGCATTCAGTTGATATGCTGATGCAATATGGGAAAAAGGCAGACGTGGATGTTGAAGGGCTGCTAAACCAAGCCTCCATCGGGGTAATTGGGGAAAGTACCGGCAATAGACTTAAAGACTATGGATTTACATTGGACATGATGCCGAAAGAACCGTCTGTCGAACAATTGGTGGAGTTAATCTTGAATAGGAATGTCTCTAGGCTCTGA
- a CDS encoding uroporphyrinogen-III synthase, whose protein sequence is MSKLNGRTVALLGARKTEELSKIVQNLGGVPLVRPAQGTVFLDDSHLEEDVTRLMAGEFDWIILTTGVGTELLYKTAVKMEAGDRFIEALKSMKIAARGYKTVNMLKKLGLQPFIRDDDGSTAGLVRNLEGHLPKGVKVALQLHGDPAPLLMNWLDEQKVEHKEILPYEHIPPEKETMQQLIQEILEGKIDSVVFTSAPQPRNLMRFVREQGVEDKITDLFASDVIALAVGKVTAQVVIDEGIERVIYPEDQRMGSAMVELVKYYHGIASR, encoded by the coding sequence ATGAGTAAGCTTAATGGCAGGACCGTTGCTTTATTGGGAGCGCGGAAGACGGAAGAACTTAGTAAAATCGTTCAAAACCTTGGAGGAGTCCCGCTCGTTCGCCCGGCACAGGGGACGGTATTCCTTGATGATTCCCATTTGGAAGAGGATGTCACCCGGTTGATGGCAGGGGAGTTCGATTGGATCATCCTTACGACGGGAGTGGGGACGGAATTATTATATAAAACGGCAGTGAAGATGGAAGCGGGAGATCGTTTCATTGAAGCTTTAAAGTCCATGAAAATTGCAGCCAGGGGCTATAAAACGGTGAATATGCTGAAAAAGCTTGGCCTGCAGCCATTCATCCGGGATGATGATGGCAGTACGGCAGGGCTTGTTCGCAATCTGGAAGGCCATCTGCCTAAAGGTGTAAAGGTCGCTTTGCAGCTTCACGGCGATCCGGCGCCTCTTTTGATGAACTGGTTGGATGAACAAAAAGTGGAACATAAAGAAATCCTTCCATATGAACATATACCGCCCGAAAAAGAAACGATGCAGCAGCTGATCCAAGAAATCCTTGAAGGCAAAATCGATTCGGTTGTGTTCACGAGTGCACCGCAGCCGCGAAATTTAATGAGATTTGTCCGTGAACAAGGTGTGGAGGATAAGATAACCGACCTGTTTGCATCAGATGTAATCGCTCTTGCGGTCGGAAAGGTAACGGCGCAGGTTGTAATCGATGAAGGGATCGAGCGGGTCATATATCCTGAAGATCAGCGGATGGGCAGTGCAATGGTGGAGCTGGTGAAATATTATCATGGAATAGCAAGCAGATAG
- a CDS encoding DsbA family oxidoreductase, translating to MKVEIWSDYQCPFCYIGKRRFEEALNQFENKDEVEVSFRSFELNPEAERDINMTQNEMLAKKYGMSPAQVEASSQNLTQQAKELGLDYHLDKVVLTNSFDAHRLMHFAESEGKEKEMNERLFKAYFTEGKHIGDHATLASLAEEVGLEKSETEAMLAGTAFTAEVRGNEQEGSLLGITGVPFFVINRKYGISGAQPTEAFLDTLKKVWAEENPLTIVNDPATGDTCTDGSCNVPEK from the coding sequence ATGAAGGTGGAAATTTGGTCGGATTATCAATGTCCGTTCTGTTATATAGGAAAGCGTCGATTCGAAGAGGCGTTAAATCAGTTTGAAAATAAAGATGAGGTAGAGGTTTCATTTCGCAGTTTTGAGTTGAATCCAGAGGCTGAGCGGGATATCAATATGACTCAAAATGAAATGCTGGCCAAGAAATACGGCATGTCTCCAGCGCAGGTGGAAGCGAGCAGCCAAAACCTGACTCAACAGGCTAAAGAATTGGGACTCGATTATCATTTGGACAAAGTGGTCTTAACGAATTCGTTCGATGCCCACCGCTTGATGCACTTTGCTGAATCAGAAGGTAAAGAGAAAGAAATGAATGAACGCCTATTTAAAGCTTACTTTACGGAAGGCAAACATATTGGCGATCACGCTACATTGGCTAGTTTGGCTGAAGAGGTTGGCCTTGAAAAGTCCGAGACGGAGGCCATGCTGGCAGGCACGGCATTCACTGCAGAGGTTAGGGGAAATGAGCAAGAAGGAAGCCTGCTTGGTATTACAGGTGTGCCATTCTTCGTCATTAACCGCAAGTATGGAATCTCCGGCGCCCAGCCAACGGAAGCATTCCTGGATACGCTAAAAAAAGTATGGGCGGAGGAAAATCCGCTTACAATCGTGAATGATCCAGCAACAGGCGACACCTGTACGGACGGATCTTGTAACGTGCCGGAAAAATAA
- a CDS encoding RrF2 family transcriptional regulator, which translates to MSSGNRNNQIGPPRFAIAIHSLVWLAQSEKLLTSSAIALKVKSHATFLRKVMAQLAAAGIVETKEGREGGYSLKVPASQLTLADVYQAVRPECLVCLETSECGEVGKQLDTALEEIMNEAEKETLRLLKGYTLEEFMKKVDFTNFENECLG; encoded by the coding sequence ATGTCTTCAGGTAATCGAAACAATCAAATCGGGCCGCCGCGGTTTGCTATTGCCATTCACTCTCTGGTTTGGCTCGCACAAAGTGAAAAGCTCCTGACAAGTTCGGCAATCGCCTTAAAGGTGAAGTCACACGCCACTTTTTTAAGAAAGGTGATGGCCCAGCTTGCAGCTGCGGGGATCGTCGAAACGAAGGAAGGACGGGAAGGCGGATATAGCTTGAAGGTGCCTGCGTCTCAGCTTACTTTGGCCGATGTGTATCAAGCGGTACGGCCGGAATGCCTTGTTTGTTTGGAAACGAGCGAATGCGGAGAAGTCGGGAAGCAGCTCGATACGGCCTTGGAGGAGATCATGAACGAAGCCGAAAAGGAAACATTGCGCCTGCTAAAGGGCTATACATTGGAAGAATTCATGAAAAAAGTCGATTTCACCAACTTTGAAAATGAGTGTCTGGGGTAA
- a CDS encoding TIGR03943 family putative permease subunit — MKRLFIQRLEGLLLLGLGLMIFKLYVSGYLTKLIAPKMIPYALAALFAFLVISLIRMKKQKQGGHHCDCGSNGESSASALILKYSLFFIPILLGFILTDFTLSGEVLAKRGLAKQQAQMVSSYDSGKHANGEKISVTDDNYFEVLDDLLNNLDTIEGKEIEISGFIYREDAFTKKQMAISRLSMSCCVVDATLYGYMVNGNVEGMKTNDWYTITGTLKKGNYKGEPVPVIDLKASKKIKAPEEAYLYENVQIIQ; from the coding sequence ATGAAACGTTTATTTATCCAAAGACTTGAAGGATTGCTGCTGCTTGGACTGGGTCTCATGATCTTTAAATTGTATGTTTCAGGATATTTAACGAAATTGATTGCACCCAAAATGATTCCATATGCATTGGCGGCGCTTTTTGCCTTTTTAGTGATCAGCCTTATCCGAATGAAAAAACAAAAACAAGGTGGACATCATTGTGATTGCGGATCGAATGGAGAGTCTTCCGCGTCCGCACTGATCCTGAAATATAGTTTGTTCTTCATTCCGATTCTTCTGGGCTTCATCTTGACCGATTTTACATTAAGCGGTGAAGTGCTGGCGAAAAGGGGGCTGGCGAAGCAGCAGGCACAGATGGTAAGTTCATATGATTCAGGGAAACATGCGAATGGGGAGAAGATCTCTGTAACCGATGATAATTATTTTGAAGTGCTGGATGATTTACTGAACAACCTCGATACGATCGAGGGGAAGGAAATAGAGATTTCGGGTTTCATATACCGTGAGGATGCATTTACGAAAAAACAAATGGCCATCTCCCGCCTCTCCATGTCCTGCTGTGTGGTCGATGCGACGTTATACGGATATATGGTCAACGGGAATGTGGAAGGAATGAAGACGAATGATTGGTATACGATTACAGGGACATTAAAAAAAGGAAACTATAAAGGGGAACCCGTACCTGTGATCGATTTAAAAGCGTCGAAGAAAATAAAGGCACCCGAAGAAGCTTATTTATATGAAAATGTACAAATCATTCAGTAG
- a CDS encoding permease, with product MLLKRYTGNLLLVVLLFLMLAFFFLGDVFIPEAIDFSAFPMLHSVFVVFLGLFLESIPFLFLGAIASSFIQLFISEEIIQRMIPKRPLTAIFAAIGAALVIPVCECAIIPVVRRLIQKGVPVHAGVVLLVTAPILNVIVFGSTYYAFQNNPAILYGRIILCVLTAIIVGLFIHIFSTRDVVKEDKIELVHGHEHDIRSSKWTSFIEHTSQEFFMVGRYFIIGALFASVFQVFMDRSVMADIGQAPMKGTALMMGIAFVLSLCSSADAFVAASFSHSFLPGSILGFLVFGPMLDLKNVLIMMSCFKRSFVVTYVLLVFAVVFSLCLIAGGLISKGGF from the coding sequence ATGCTTTTGAAACGATACACGGGAAATTTACTGTTAGTGGTTCTGCTGTTCTTGATGCTGGCATTCTTTTTTCTAGGCGATGTATTCATTCCCGAAGCGATTGATTTCTCAGCTTTCCCGATGCTTCACTCTGTGTTCGTCGTGTTTTTGGGATTGTTTTTAGAATCGATTCCTTTCCTGTTCCTGGGGGCCATTGCCTCATCGTTCATCCAATTGTTCATCAGTGAAGAAATCATTCAGCGGATGATCCCAAAAAGACCCCTGACGGCCATTTTTGCTGCGATAGGGGCGGCGCTGGTCATTCCGGTTTGCGAATGTGCAATCATCCCGGTCGTCCGGAGATTGATCCAAAAGGGTGTCCCGGTCCATGCAGGTGTGGTCTTGCTCGTAACTGCCCCAATATTGAATGTCATCGTGTTCGGCTCCACTTATTATGCGTTCCAAAATAATCCGGCAATTCTATATGGAAGAATCATTCTTTGTGTCCTGACGGCCATAATCGTAGGTTTATTCATTCATATATTCAGTACGAGAGATGTGGTGAAAGAGGATAAAATCGAACTGGTTCACGGGCATGAACATGATATCCGGTCCAGTAAATGGACAAGCTTCATTGAACATACTTCACAGGAGTTTTTTATGGTCGGCAGATACTTTATCATCGGGGCCTTGTTTGCCAGTGTATTTCAAGTGTTTATGGATCGGTCCGTGATGGCCGATATTGGCCAGGCGCCAATGAAAGGCACGGCATTGATGATGGGAATCGCATTTGTGCTTTCACTCTGTTCATCAGCTGATGCATTCGTTGCCGCCTCCTTTTCCCATAGCTTTCTGCCAGGCTCCATACTCGGTTTCCTTGTATTCGGTCCCATGCTGGATTTGAAAAATGTCCTGATCATGATGTCCTGTTTTAAGCGGAGCTTCGTCGTCACGTATGTCCTGCTTGTTTTCGCAGTCGTCTTCAGCCTATGTCTGATTGCAGGCGGATTGATCAGTAAGGGGGGCTTCTGA
- a CDS encoding YdeI/OmpD-associated family protein, which produces MAKTIVEKLNLHKYERVAVLNLPAGADYLAELPDYDTELTENAYDLIFAFVLDMDSLKGIVDKVIEKNHLSKNGYIFLAYPKKGNKEYATYIHRDDLMQGLGADDDGYVGSSDLKFARMVGLDDVFTVVGLKEDSKNRNRPSTKASQSVDDYIEMISEIEKDLQDSPDLLAFYQSLTPGYRKDWARYVYSAKQEATQVKRRQEMKTILGEGYKSRDLYRRNK; this is translated from the coding sequence ATGGCTAAAACAATAGTAGAAAAACTGAATTTACATAAATATGAAAGGGTGGCAGTCTTGAATCTGCCAGCCGGGGCGGATTATTTAGCAGAACTGCCGGATTACGATACAGAGCTTACTGAAAATGCCTATGATCTTATATTTGCTTTTGTATTGGATATGGATTCTTTAAAAGGAATCGTGGATAAGGTGATCGAGAAAAATCATTTGAGTAAAAACGGCTATATTTTTTTGGCTTACCCCAAGAAAGGTAATAAAGAATATGCTACATATATTCATCGTGATGATCTGATGCAAGGCCTTGGTGCGGATGATGACGGTTATGTTGGCTCGAGTGACCTGAAGTTTGCACGTATGGTCGGGTTGGATGATGTCTTTACGGTAGTCGGACTGAAAGAAGATTCGAAAAATAGGAACCGTCCATCTACTAAAGCAAGCCAATCAGTAGATGATTATATCGAAATGATTTCTGAAATTGAGAAAGATTTGCAGGATTCTCCTGATTTGCTTGCGTTCTATCAATCACTTACCCCGGGGTATCGCAAGGATTGGGCCCGTTACGTGTATAGTGCAAAACAGGAGGCGACCCAAGTGAAACGGCGCCAGGAAATGAAAACGATTTTAGGGGAAGGTTACAAGAGCAGGGATCTATATCGAAGAAATAAATGA
- a CDS encoding DinB family protein, which yields MNFIEYDLLFESRKQLIEEITELDEKMLHHKPAPEVWGIAQICHHLYLTEQVFTEAIANGIRERDFNNIIQKNIYLVTNRTKKFVAPDIVSPSSTPFQLSSLMDLLGESRDRLLQVLYDMDSDILLNRKKAKHPLFGDLSLDQWIELLSLHEQRHIKQIQEIKSSLI from the coding sequence ATGAATTTTATCGAGTATGATTTGCTATTCGAATCAAGAAAACAGTTAATAGAGGAAATTACGGAGTTGGATGAAAAAATGCTCCACCATAAGCCAGCACCTGAAGTATGGGGCATCGCCCAAATTTGCCATCATTTATACCTTACGGAACAGGTTTTTACAGAAGCCATAGCAAATGGCATTCGGGAAAGGGATTTTAATAATATCATTCAAAAAAACATTTACCTGGTTACTAATAGAACAAAGAAATTCGTAGCCCCTGACATCGTTTCACCCTCTTCAACCCCATTTCAATTATCGAGCCTTATGGATTTGCTGGGAGAATCAAGGGATCGATTATTACAGGTTCTTTATGATATGGATTCAGATATCTTGTTAAATAGAAAGAAAGCCAAGCATCCCCTGTTCGGGGACCTTTCATTGGATCAATGGATTGAATTATTATCCTTACATGAACAAAGGCATATCAAACAGATACAAGAAATAAAGTCCTCCCTTATATAA
- a CDS encoding PhnE/PtxC family ABC transporter permease, which produces MLLERLSKKPFSKSSIAIRLSVLVLAVLTIYAFASFDYKDVKLWDALLLTVDNLKTMFFEPHLKHFTFTQALYQVSVTLGLAFLTTIFGAIFALMLGLLAAGNISSKSLSVVIKGSVALIRAVPTVLWVLIFAVAAGLGSVAAVIGMTFHSISYLVKAYSESFEEIDKGAIEALQASGANWWQIVFQVIIPSSITYIISWTFMRFEINFAVAVAMGAAAGAGGIGFDMFMASGFYFDLSEIGAITYFILMIAICLEIFATQIKRKLKVSS; this is translated from the coding sequence ATGCTGCTTGAACGACTATCCAAAAAGCCCTTCTCGAAATCCTCGATCGCCATTAGGTTGAGTGTGCTGGTACTAGCAGTCTTGACCATATACGCTTTTGCCAGTTTTGATTATAAGGATGTTAAACTGTGGGACGCGCTATTATTGACCGTCGATAATTTGAAGACCATGTTTTTTGAGCCGCATTTGAAGCACTTTACCTTCACCCAAGCGCTTTATCAGGTGTCGGTTACATTAGGTTTAGCATTCTTAACGACAATATTTGGTGCAATCTTTGCCCTGATGTTGGGACTATTAGCGGCTGGAAATATCTCTTCCAAGTCATTATCGGTTGTCATAAAGGGATCCGTCGCCCTGATTAGAGCCGTGCCTACCGTGTTATGGGTCCTCATTTTTGCAGTCGCTGCAGGGTTGGGCAGTGTAGCGGCAGTTATAGGGATGACGTTTCACTCCATAAGTTACCTTGTAAAGGCCTACTCGGAATCCTTCGAGGAAATCGATAAAGGTGCTATAGAAGCCCTGCAAGCAAGCGGAGCGAATTGGTGGCAAATCGTGTTCCAAGTCATCATTCCATCTTCGATCACTTATATCATTTCATGGACTTTCATGCGCTTTGAAATCAATTTTGCAGTGGCGGTCGCAATGGGCGCAGCGGCAGGCGCAGGAGGAATCGGCTTCGATATGTTCATGGCAAGTGGGTTTTACTTCGACTTGAGTGAAATTGGAGCAATCACTTATTTTATCCTGATGATTGCAATCTGTCTTGAAATCTTCGCAACACAAATCAAAAGGAAACTAAAAGTATCATCTTGA
- a CDS encoding PhnE/PtxC family ABC transporter permease → MSADVFAKKRRNSLALFLLIGAATAVSIIITEFSIAKGVTSVPKAIQWSLSNFYPTKDSLAKLPDILIKLKETLLISVAATTLAGILAFVFAILGSNTTRVNAFFGGFSRGVAVLFRNIDVSIWALVLLFSFGQSSLTGYFALFFGSFGFLTRAFIETIDEVSCSSVEALQTTGASYLTVISQSVIPSAIPQMISWVLFMIETNIRNATLVGLLTGSGIGFTFNLYYKNLSYDIASLVVITIIISIVCIELISNYVRRVIL, encoded by the coding sequence ATGTCGGCTGATGTTTTTGCAAAAAAGAGAAGAAATTCACTTGCATTGTTTTTGCTTATAGGGGCTGCGACGGCTGTTTCCATTATCATTACAGAATTCAGCATCGCAAAAGGGGTTACTTCTGTTCCTAAGGCCATACAATGGTCGTTATCTAATTTTTATCCAACAAAGGATTCCCTTGCCAAACTCCCGGACATTTTGATAAAGCTGAAAGAAACGCTTTTAATATCCGTTGCTGCAACCACACTCGCGGGAATATTGGCCTTTGTATTTGCGATATTGGGTTCCAATACGACAAGGGTGAATGCTTTCTTTGGTGGGTTTAGCCGCGGGGTAGCCGTTTTATTTAGAAATATTGATGTCTCAATATGGGCGTTAGTTCTGTTATTTTCATTCGGACAAAGTTCCTTGACCGGTTATTTTGCCTTGTTTTTTGGATCTTTCGGTTTTTTAACAAGAGCTTTCATTGAAACGATCGATGAAGTGAGCTGCAGTTCCGTAGAAGCTTTGCAGACTACCGGTGCAAGTTATCTAACCGTCATTTCGCAGTCTGTCATCCCTTCAGCAATTCCGCAAATGATCAGCTGGGTACTATTTATGATAGAAACGAATATCAGGAATGCAACATTGGTCGGACTGCTTACAGGATCGGGTATTGGTTTTACGTTTAATCTTTATTATAAAAACTTGAGTTATGACATTGCCAGTCTTGTCGTCATAACGATCATCATTTCGATAGTATGTATTGAATTGATCTCAAATTATGTGAGGAGGGTGATTTTATGA
- the phnC gene encoding phosphonate ABC transporter ATP-binding protein: MKTLLEVKNVSKHFGNGTKALSNIDFTVKEGEFVSIIGPSGAGKSTLLRCINRMIDASSGEIIFDNDHVYKVNKRELKKVRRKIGMVFQHYNLVNRLSVIENTLHGRLGYKSTLAGILGLYSEEEKLQAAKVLQILGLEDLIYKRSDQLSGGQKQRVGIARALIQNPKLLLCDEPIASLDPNSSKVIMDHLRNICTSMGITVVVNLHQVDVALKYSDRIIGVNGGKIVFNGTTQNITSNDIHQIYGSDEGKLIFDLGGSHVG, encoded by the coding sequence ATGAAAACATTATTGGAAGTGAAAAATGTCTCAAAGCATTTTGGAAATGGTACAAAGGCGTTATCCAATATTGACTTCACTGTGAAGGAAGGAGAGTTCGTTTCCATCATAGGGCCATCTGGAGCAGGGAAATCAACTCTTCTGCGATGCATCAATAGGATGATCGATGCTTCTAGCGGAGAAATCATTTTTGATAATGATCATGTATACAAGGTGAATAAAAGAGAGTTAAAGAAAGTACGCAGGAAAATAGGGATGGTTTTTCAACATTACAATCTTGTAAATAGACTAAGTGTGATTGAAAATACCCTGCATGGACGATTAGGCTATAAATCTACATTGGCTGGAATCCTTGGCCTTTATAGTGAAGAGGAGAAACTTCAGGCTGCTAAAGTTCTCCAAATTCTCGGTCTGGAAGATCTGATCTATAAAAGATCCGATCAGTTGAGCGGAGGCCAGAAACAACGGGTTGGTATTGCGCGGGCGCTTATCCAAAATCCTAAATTGCTATTATGCGATGAACCGATTGCCTCCCTTGACCCGAATTCTTCCAAAGTGATCATGGATCATTTAAGGAATATCTGCACTTCCATGGGAATCACAGTCGTGGTCAACCTGCATCAAGTCGATGTTGCCCTGAAATATTCGGATCGAATCATCGGTGTGAATGGCGGGAAGATTGTTTTCAATGGCACGACTCAAAATATTACCTCAAATGATATCCACCAGATTTATGGATCAGATGAAGGGAAATTGATTTTTGATTTGGGAGGTTCCCATGTCGGCTGA
- the phnD gene encoding phosphate/phosphite/phosphonate ABC transporter substrate-binding protein, with protein sequence MKKSMMSILMLVILLVFTGCSSTSSTGANEDDTLTVAWLPNESGEDLGEARDEIGKILEDATGMKVEHKTTTDYNIAIEAIANGNADLAFLGAQGYIEANNKNDSVQPLVVPSGESGTLDDAVYNSWLAVQNADDYKINGEYMIDGIQGKKFSFVSNSSTSGFKVPSTGIVDYFSQQDKFKELKAEDLLEGGKDKFFSEVLYGGSHQGSAVNLLTGKAEVAAFCDTCVNNYVVLADGEENKAGAVYKVKKDAAEPFNTVVDKTFSLISVTPVLNAPFVVNTELVSEETREKILETLMSDEMANNEKVFVPEDSKSSGLFKRVSGKEKMVEVEDDWFNPIRELSK encoded by the coding sequence GTGAAAAAATCGATGATGTCCATATTGATGTTAGTTATTTTGCTGGTGTTCACAGGCTGTTCTTCCACTAGTTCAACAGGTGCAAATGAAGATGATACATTAACCGTGGCATGGCTGCCAAATGAATCCGGGGAAGATTTAGGGGAAGCCCGCGATGAAATCGGGAAAATCCTGGAGGATGCCACAGGAATGAAAGTCGAACATAAGACCACTACGGATTATAACATTGCAATCGAGGCAATTGCTAATGGAAACGCAGATTTAGCATTCCTGGGAGCGCAAGGATATATTGAAGCAAACAACAAAAACGATAGTGTTCAACCTCTAGTTGTTCCAAGCGGTGAATCAGGTACGTTGGATGATGCAGTCTATAATAGCTGGCTGGCCGTTCAAAATGCAGATGACTATAAAATCAACGGCGAATACATGATTGATGGTATCCAAGGGAAAAAGTTCTCTTTCGTATCAAATAGCTCTACATCCGGCTTCAAAGTTCCTTCCACAGGAATCGTTGATTATTTTTCGCAGCAAGATAAGTTTAAGGAATTAAAGGCCGAGGACCTATTGGAAGGCGGGAAAGATAAATTCTTCAGTGAAGTGCTATATGGCGGTTCACACCAAGGATCGGCTGTTAATCTTTTGACCGGGAAAGCGGAAGTGGCGGCTTTTTGTGACACATGTGTCAATAATTATGTAGTGCTGGCTGATGGGGAAGAGAATAAAGCAGGTGCCGTGTATAAGGTAAAGAAGGATGCAGCTGAACCCTTCAACACAGTTGTAGATAAAACATTCTCACTCATTTCAGTGACTCCGGTTCTGAATGCACCTTTCGTTGTCAACACCGAATTAGTCAGTGAGGAAACACGTGAAAAAATTCTTGAAACGTTGATGTCCGATGAAATGGCTAATAACGAGAAAGTTTTTGTACCGGAAGATTCTAAATCATCAGGTCTATTTAAACGGGTGAGCGGAAAAGAGAAAATGGTGGAAGTTGAGGATGATTGGTTCAATCCAATTCGGGAATTATCTAAATAA